The following is a genomic window from Rutidosis leptorrhynchoides isolate AG116_Rl617_1_P2 chromosome 8, CSIRO_AGI_Rlap_v1, whole genome shotgun sequence.
TAGATACGAAGTTGCTTTAAAATGCAACAGTGACACCCAGTATGTCACTATGGCAAAGCCATATTTtctttataattttttttcttcttatatCTAATTGGTTGCGACGGAGAATCGAACATACAAATCGAACTTGTAACCCATATTACGACTTTGGTTTAGTCAAGCAAGTCCTCAAAATCTAAACATACAAAGCATAGCAAACAAAGCGTATAAAGATCCTTCCGTAATGAGATATCAAAGCAGACATGTTACGATATCTAACGACATCTTATAACTAAGAAGAGAAATTAGTGCAAATGATCAAAGGTGATCGTATGCAAGAAACAAACAAACACATGTCGAATCCTAAGAAGTCTCAAATTAAAAGTTAGACTAGAATTCATACCTCAAACGATCAATATGTATTGTacgtttgatattatatatatatatatatatatatatatatatatatatatatatatatatatatatatatatatatatattttgaaaagtACAAACAAAACAGTGAGCAACGAAGCAATTTACACCGGAACATGCTATATACATTTATATTCCTGCTACATCGATATAAAACACACAAAAGTTAGCCTATCCCTAATCTATCATTTTGATTGGTAACATAGAAACTCGGGTTCAAACACCATTGATGCCATTCTAGAGCTAGCTTTTTCTTGCGTTTGGAAAGCCAACAGAAACTCAAGAGCTGAACCTCTAATTAAGATATTTGCATTATCCCACGTCTTTCCTTTGAAAACTTTGTTATTCCTCGCTTTCCAAATCGAATAGCAAGCTGTCCATTTAACCGCCTCCCATACTAAGTGTCCAATTTTAGAGAAGGATGTAAATAACGAATCATCAGCAAGTGTATTGAGTCCATTTAATGCATCTTCCGATACTTGCATGATTTCATCTAGCTATTTATTTTTAAGCACATAGTTGCATTTGCATATAAAAAGTTAAAAACCCATTCCACAAAAAACTTATTGACAAATTTACTCATCCAAACAATTCTGCGAAGTTTtgcttactaataatgataatcgacTAGTCGGGTTGCAAGCAATAAAGAAACAATAGAATATTATAATCTTTTCTTAATCAATCTGACACAATATATTTACATAATTTttaataaacttatttaaattgtaATTATGAAATTATTATGTGTAAAGTATAAATTCATTATATACACAACGTTGTTTATTTGTATATCATATACtacgtataaataaataaatcaaaagGCTAATAGCCTAGTAGTAACGGGTTAATTTATCAATCTTAAATTTGTAAGTTCAAGTTTCGAGGTGAACTATTTATAAGTGTTCTATAAACATTTGAGCTAAAATAATTATTGATTTTCGACGGCAGCGTCAAAATTTGATCGATGACGAAACATCAATCAAAAGTGAGATAAATATCCTAGACTACCTAGGGTAAATGAGATTATTTCCATGGAGAGATTGGTTTTTAATGAAACTAATTGCCATTGCGATAAAATTAGAATACTTAATTGTGCTAGGTTACGGCTCGAAGCCTTGAAAACTGATGATAGCTCATATTTTCGTGCAAGTTTTGCTTAAATATCCTAATTTGGATGTTACACTTCAGCCCTTTAAGAATCGAGAAACTGCACCGAAACGCACCCATCGTATTTTTACGCTATGTACAATCTGGGACGTATTTTCGGAGCATAAAATTACGCCGTGACACTGTTTCTTTTCTTCCTCAAATTCTTCTAAGCGTATTATTACGCCACAAGTAACATATTGTTACTCCATAAATGGTATTGACATATTTTTACGCAAGAGATGACTTCTTTTAACGCCACGTACAAGAACTCGGTAACTTGATCTTTTTTCATCTTTTCACTCGTATAGCTCCATAATTCTGAAACACGCAAAAGTAAATAAAAGTACTTTGAAATCACCATTAATACATGCAAGTCTACATCATAACAACATCATTTGTTGCATCATAAATCAACTGCTCAACATCATATATAAAAAAATCCATAGGTTACTAGCCTAGTAGTAACGAGTTAACTCCCCATTTTTAAAGTTGTAAGTTTTGAGCAGGAATAGTTATCGTTTGTTTCGTGGAAGTTTTTACGTAATATTTTGTTGGTTTCGGAGAACATCGGTTTTATAATATCATTTTAGGTTGTTACTTTTTAGGTTTTTAGTCTTGAGGTTTGTCGGTATTTCGTTGTAATCTTTCGGTTTATAGGGAGCTTTCATTTTTCGTGAATGTTTCATCATTATATAGTCTTCCACGGAACGTGGACATTAGGGCCTTTATGACACAATTAATAATTCAGTTCATTTTCAATTGAGAAAGAAATGAATTCTCTTCTATTTCGATTCTAATCTTAGGAAAGGTGCATTATCTCTTTGTGGCAATACATACCAAAAGGTTCGAAGAAGGATAATGAGTGAAGATCTGCCCCAACCAAGTCGTCGACCATCGCGGTACCTCAACTGAATGCTCTGAGATCGAAAGGCAAGCGCCAATCTCGGGATGCTTTACTCCTAACCTCACAAGGTTCTGAGACAGAGCTTAACCTGAGTCTCGGTTAAGAACGACGATAACCTATGTTTCACACGGCGCACGATTCCATGGAAAGTTTCATTCCTATGGTTGAATTTtaaaaaagacaaaatttcatcgtTGTTCCCTCGACATTGTACTAAACAGCATAGGTGACTTTTTTTGATTTTTGACTTCGTTGACCTCGAACTATTAAAGTTTTTCAAGGCTAACCCTAGAGTTAGCAGGTGCTAATTTTATCTCGTTAAGTGTAATCACGTGCGCATCACGTGAGGGCATTTTTGGCCATTGTTGTTTGCTTTGAACCTCTATAATGATGCATTCTAGGTATTCCATAAGTAGACATCATATCATCATTTTAAATGCCCACCTTAATAAAAAATTTCGTTAAATGATCGGAATTCATATACACAGTTTACGCCCAAAATGATCTGAGTTCACCACAGACATCGTGACCGGAGTTTCGTGCTCTCAGATCTACATTTCTAGATCCACGTTTCCTTCCACAGTGGCCTTCAATTCAGCCATAACCACCGGCGATAAACCGTAATTCCAACCGGGATTCTGACCGCAGATGATGATCGAAATGGATTAGATATACGAACCGTTATTTGTAAGAAGTTATGTACTTTTCCGGTGAGACCCACATCAGAGAAGATGATCGTAATCGTAGCAACTGGTGGATGGTTAGATCTTGAGGTATATGAATACAGATAACGTGATCAGTTTCTTGCAaaatcttttgttttcttttccagTAAATCCGATTTGTCAGGTTATATAATGAActgaactagttgtggagccctcgcttcgcgtcgggggctccgttttgaatgcgagttaaaaaaaaagtcttgatctattttgtaaaaaagaatttttttcgacataacattgaagggttgttccttttgtgaaagttgcttcttttagcgttcgggttttattttaaaaagaaaaagttagtaaagtgggggttcgatttgtattttaataaaagttagtgggttaagtttgtgaaatttgaaaaaactttacgtataaagtgggtgttcgatttgtattttaataaaagttagggggttaagtttgtgaaaattgaatattagtaaaaaaaaaaagttagtaaagtgggggttcgatttgtattttaataaaaggtggggggttaagcttgtgaaattttgGGAAAAATAAACGTATAAAGtggagggttcgatttgtattttaattaaaAGTTAAGGGATTAAGTTTGTTGAAAGTGGAAAAATGAATAGGACTATTCATTTCCACTATACcatttagatataggtataatatccaatttttgataataaaaaaaattagaattGCATGATAAAGATATTTTTTAGAATTGCATGATAATTATCTTGATGGGAAGAATTTTCTTAAACTAGATATACTCGGCTTGatagattatttttttttttcgaaaggcaGAATAGATTAAAAGCACGAGCCCGCTTAGGGAGGGGGAACCCCTTACAAGAACACGAGAATTAGAACATGACTTTGGACAAGGACAAACACAACACTAACGACTCAAATACAAGGCGAGAAGTTGCGGAGAGAGCAGCTACAAACTACAAACGCTTACATTACACAAAGCAAGACCATGGATCCGAGATCCATCCTAGCCAATCTAACTTATGCATCTTCATACGATTGGAGATCCATTCATGAGACTTGAGTTGAATTTCCATTAGACCCGTAGAACCGCTCCATGAAGAATTAGAGAACacttttttatttctattattccaTATCAAATATCCGCAAGTCCATTCGATTGATTCCCAAATCTTCGACATAAAGGGGGATAAGGAGCGATTACAATTCCCACAAAATAATTCATTAATGCTCAAGTTTGAAACCGCCCCTAAACCCCACCATTTGAAAACCCGGACCCAAATATCCATTGCGTGCCGACAAAATAACAAGGAATGCTCGATGGTTTCAACGTCATCATCACATAAAGGACATCTAACGGAATCCAAGTCTATACCTCTTTTATCAAGTTCGGTACGTACCGGGATCCTCCGTTTTAACGCCCTCCATATGAAAATAGAAACCTTAGAAGGAACCAAATTATTTTTCAAAAAACCATCTTGTGGTCTCGATCCGTTGTTAAGAAATACTTCATCAATAATGCTTGCCATCTTTTTTGTAGTGAAAATCCCGTTGCCCGCTAGGTTCCACATCCACGAATCCATAGTCCTATCTTGTTTGGTGTAAGCGTTTAGAAGTGCCATAAGGGAGTCAAGTTCATTTAATGCACGACCCGATACGACTCGCCTCCAATTAAAGTTACATGATAAAACACCGTCGTTCCAATAAACTCTTTGAATAACTCGCGCGTTTGCATCTTCGTCCAAATGAAAAAGTCTTGTGAATTTATGCTTCAAAGGAAGACCGCCAAGCCATTGATCGTTCCAAAAATCCGTATCCGTCCCGTCACCTATCAACTTCGTGAAAGAGCCTGCAAAGTTAATTCCCATCTTTTCTAGCATGACACCTGCACGAACAATGTTGGACCAAACACTACTCACCCCTGTCGGTCTCGAAAGGCTTGAGGGGGGGAGTAGTCCGTTAGCACtgtaaatactttttataattgaGACCCATAAATCGTTTGGTTCGATTTTTGCCCGCCAAAACCATTTTCCCAAGAGTGCGAGATTTTTCCCACGAAGCGACCCGATATTCAAACCGCCATCATCATAAGGTAGAAGACAATCCTCCCATTTGACCCAAGATAATTTAGACCCGTCACCCGAACCGCCCCAAAAAAAGATTCTCCTAATACTCTCTAATTTTTTGATAACACTCAAGGGGGCACGAAAGAGAGAAAAATAATATAGCGGTAAACTACTAAGAATCGATTTAACAAGCGTTAACCTACCACCGTATAAAATCGATCTAGCCTTCCAATTTGAGAGTTTTGAGTGGAACTTATCAATCACCGCCTTCCAATTATGCTCATAACTCATGTTTTTGCCTACCGGGAGACCAAGGTAAGTAAACGGAAGCTCGCCAAATTTACAACCAACCCTAGAAGCCAACCTAGTAATATCAGCTTCCGCAACACCTAGCCCGTATAACACACTTATATGAAAATTGATTTTGAGGCCCGAAAGATTTTCGTAACATTTTAAAATTTTCATGAGATTACAGAAATTTTGATTATGCCATTCCCCGAGGAAGATCGTATCGTCCGCGAATTGTAGGAGTGACAAATTGATCTTATCTTTTCCGATATCAACCCCTTTGAACAACCCTCCCCCACAAGCCCTCTTGACAAGAAAGTTCAAACCTTCAGCTGCAGTAAGAAACAGGAAGGGTGATAACGGATCCCCTTGCCTCACTCCCCTTTCAGTATAAAATTCTTGTGTAGGAGAACCGTTGACAAGTATGGAGATCGAGGCTGACTTGAGACATGTATGAATCcattttctccatcgagtgagaaACCCCATTTTTTCCATCATATCGAGTAGGAAATCCCAGCTTAAGCTATCAAACGCCTTTTCAAAATCGACCTTAAAAATGAGACTCTTCTTTTTATTCCGCTTAAGAAAGTCAATAGCTTCGTTTGCCACAAGTGATCCGTCAAGAATGAATCTATCCTTAAGATACGCACTTTGCTCAAAACCAATGACAGATGGTAGCACCTTCCTAATTCGAAACGAGAGAATTTTCGCCAAGATCTTATAGTAACAACCTATCAAGCTAATAGGCCGGTACTCACCAAGACTCAGAGGGTCATTCTTTTTAGGGACCAACGTGATGAAGGAGGCATTGCATCCTTTCGAAATAACTCCTTTTTCCCAAAATCTGAGGAGTGCACCCATGAGGTCCTTTTTGATCAAGTCCCAGTGTAATTTGAAGAATTTGAACTTGAAACCGTCGGGTCCTGGCGCCTTGAAACAGTCACATTCTTTGATTGCGTCGTAAACCTCGTTTTCAGTGAAAATTCTTTCGATATCAGCTGCATCTTCCTCACTTATTTTGTTAACAGCAATTTGCTCAGCATCCTGTGTTATATTATCGACGGCAATAGCAGGACTAGACCCTTGGATATTAACGTGACCAGCTTGTGTGGACTGTGTGGACTGAACATGGACAGGAGGGGACTTACCGGTTGTACCTGGTGGAATAAGCTGGTCAGAGGAGGTGACGGCTGTTGCAGCAGTCGAGTCAACCGAAATGCTGGCTGAATGAACAGTCGAGTGGCTGTTAAGTGTAATGGGCTGCTGACTTCTTGAAAACCTCATCCTATTTGCATTCATTTCCATGTATTGTGATTTAAAGTGTATAAAAACCGCTTGCTTGATAGTGAGAGGATCTTCACACCAAACACCATCAATACTCAAACCCCTAATATTTCTTTTCGAGTGCCTTCTTTTGAGAATCGAATGGAAGTATCTCGTATTTTCATCCCCATCTTTGATCCACTTAACACGTGATTTTTGACTAGCCATATTCGATTTTATTTTCTCCTTTTCGAACCATTTTTTCCTTATGTCCGTCCAACCTATCCTTTCATCATCACTTAGTGGCCGATTTTCCGCAAATAATTCCCATTCAGTTGCCTTGTTCTTAAGTTGCTCGATTTCAGAGTCAAGATTCCCGAATGTGTTACCACTCCATTCTTTTAATGCCCGCTTGACATTTTTTAGCTTATCACGTAAGATACAATCTAGCCTATTTCCTTCCACTTTGCGATTCCATGCCTCCTCAACAATTTTCTTTGACTCCTCTCCGTCTAACCATTCATCAAACACTTTTGTTGGCTTCGGACCATAATCTATTACTCTATCTCGTAGGATTATAGGACAATGGTCCGATAAATTCCTTTCAAGTGCTATGGCCGAAACACTATCCCACATGGTGTTAAATTTTTCGGAGATGAGAAATCTATCTAACTTGCTAAACTTTAAACCGTTATCACAAATGCGCGTGAACTTTTTACCTCCTAATGGAACATCAATGAGTTGAGTGTTGTTGATGAACTCGTTAAACCATTTTGCACGCCTTTCAATAAACTCACAATTTTTTCTCTCACTTTGATCGCGCACCTCGTTAAAATCTCCACATATCAACCATGCCACATCATGAGTACCTACAAAACTGTTGGTGATCCGCCCAAACGGTTTTACCAAACGGTTTTcctcatgtactttgtgtcatgagaTAGGTAGAGGTTAtgtgttcgatccttagggatgacatgattttctttaaaccaattgaacaccaataatggtagtATATATTGATCccatagggaggttttaccggattcgttcacggatcaCTACCTGAAACACTGCCCGAATATATGTGCTcctgggtaccgtcgatcgggttcgggtttccgcccgaacgcgtgcattacgtgcaaatgatgagggtcgttgaaataaatgatttactgataataaaaaaaaattgccgTTCAACAAAATGAAAGTGGAGAAAATATTAAAAGTTCACGATATTTAAACTCCAAGAAAAACAACAATTGTCAAAAGTGACCTTATGTGATGTGCACGTCACTACATTTAACGAGATAAAATTAACATCCATTAACTCCAGGGCCAACCGTAAAATATTTTAATAGTTTGAAGTCAAcaaagtcaaaaaataaaaatacaaattaggaCCAATGACAAAATTTTgtctttaaaaatataaaacatataaatataaaattgtGGACCTTGTGGTTATACGCGATCGATGTCAGTGACTTTTTGGGATAAAACGACGTAGTTGTCGTTTGTTCACCTACGGATACGCCACTAATGACTAACCTTTGTGAGACTTGCCCTTTGAACGTCTCGACAGCCTGTGATGGGACCTACCATTTATACGCATCTCCTCCAATTTCTGTACATAAATTCCAATGCTAAAACGTTTctgctttttatttatatatttatatttatattatatttatatttatatttatatttatatttatattattattattatattatttatttatttatatattatttattatgtaaattacggctctagttattgagtcgacaacaaacgtcgatttattggcgacttgactaactcttagagcctaaagtaaatttcaggcaggatttaaaacccatgaaaatttgattttaccattttcatggcgtctcaatttattttttaaaattttttcctacttattggccggaggtccactcggaagcagtctctctatccgtcgaatagagagagggatgactttctctacttttgagagtgttttcactctgggtgaagaaaTGAGTTGTCTTTATTCTCATGTAGggaaatgattgtctacatctcacctccccatacaccacttatgtgatattgggttttgttgttgttattgttcttaTTATGTAAATCATATCATATTAACACGTCACTACGTCAGTAGCGATTCACTTCACAATGGTTAATGTAAATTACGAGAACTATAACTTATATACTCCAATATAATTTAGTACTCCGAATtatgtttaattttttttaaaggcaagaagATAATTATattaagacaaaatttcattcatcgtccctgaactttacatcgattttgactccctATTCTATttctttttttgtgcattcctcgtccctaaactatgaaaagagtacatccctcgtccccccATCTACTTTCTGTCAATTTTGACTGTTAACTCCATCACGTGCagaacatgtgagggtattttagtcattgTATCATTTTCTgtcaatttaatataatttatatactttatttaatgtaattaatttaattaattaattatttaatgtaATAAATCTAATTAATTACTTAttgaatgtaattaattcattttcTAATATCATCTTCCTGTGTTCATTATATGCTTGTTCTTTGTGTTCATAAACAAAATCAGATTTCTACAAAACAAAATCAGATTTCTACATAACAAAATCATTAGGTGTTCATCAATATACATCATCATATTCATAAACACAAACAGATCCAGATCCAGATTCAGATCAGAGTTCATCTTCATCCTTGTTCATCTTGGAGCCAAAAATCAAATTCATCCATTAATGTTTCTTATCTCAAATTGATTCCAGAAAAACATTCCTAATCACAATCCTAACATTCGTTCATCATCAATTAATGTACCCGTACCAGAAAAAAAAaccttgaaaataataataataaataaatcatcAATTTATCAATTTATagtaattgataaaaaaaaaaaaaaaacttacgttTCATCTTTAACAACATGGAAACAAGTTGTCTAATTGCATCGGAGAATTGTCGGATGTGCTTGTATAATGAGCGGCTTCAATTTGAGAAGATAAGTTGTTGTTTTTTGGATGAGGCGATGAAGTGTTTGTGCGACGGCGGAGGTGGTCGTGACGTGGCAAGTATGTGAATCCATGGTGCCACCGACGGTGAAGATACCAAGTGTAAATATATAAATCTTTGAATTGGAGTTAATTGATTTGATTTCTtgattaaaaattagggtttatatttttt
Proteins encoded in this region:
- the LOC139864569 gene encoding uncharacterized protein, translated to MWDSVSAIALERNLSDHCPIILRDRVIDYGPKPTKVFDEWLDGEESKKIVEEAWNRKVEGNRLDCILRDKLKNVKRALKEWSGNTFGNLDSEIEQLKNKATEWELFAENRPLSDDERIGWTDIRKKWFEKEKIKSNMASQKSRVKWIKDGDENTRYFHSILKRRHSKRNIRGLSIDGVWCEDPLTIKQAVFIHFKSQYMEMNANRMRFSRSQQPITLNSHSTVHSASISVDSTAATAVTSSDQLIPPGTTGKSPPVHVQSTQSTQAGHVNIQGSSPAIAVDNITQDAEQIAVNKISEEDAADIERIFTENEVYDAIKECDCFKAPGPDGFKFKFFKLHWDLIKKDLMGALLRFWEKGVISKGCNASFITLVPKKNDPLSLGEYRPISLIGCYYKILAKILSFRIRKVLPSVIGFEQSAYLKDRFILDGSLVANEAIDFLKRNKKKSLIFKVDFEKAFDSLSWDFLLDMMEKMGFLTRWRKWIHTCLKSASISILVNGSPTQEFYTERGVRQGDPLSPFLFLTAAEGLNFLVKRACGGGLFKGVDIGKDKINLSLLQFADDTIFLGEWHNQNFCNLMKILKCYENLSGLKINFHISVLYGLGVAEADITRLASRVGCKFGELPFTYLGLPVGKNMSYEHNWKAVIDKFHSKLSNWKARSILYGGRLTLVKSILSSLPLYYFSLFRAPLSVIKKLESIRRIFFWGGSGDGSKLSWVKWEDCLLPYDDGGLNIGSLRGKNLALLGKWFWRAKIEPNDLWVSIIKSIYSANGLLPPSSLSRPTGVSSVWSNIVRAGVMLEKMGINFAGSFTKLIGDGTDTDFWNDQWLGGLPLKHKFTRLFHLDEDANARVIQRVYWNDGVLSCNFNWRRVVSGRALNELDSLMALLNAYTKQDRTMDSWMWNLAGNGIFTTKKMASIIDEVFLNNGSRPQDGFLKNNLVPSKVSIFIWRALKRRIPVRTELDKRGIDLDSVRCPLCDDDVETIEHSLLFCRHAMDIWVRVFKWWGLGAVSNLSINELFCGNCNRSLSPFMSKIWESIEWTCGYLIWNNRNKKVFSNSSWSGSTGLMEIQLKSHEWISNRMKMHKLDWLGWISDPWSCFV